TGGGTGCCCACCGGGGTCTGGACCGCCACGACCTCTTGGATGTCGTGTGCCCGAAGCGTGGAGGTTGGATGTCAAGGGCAGCCCGCTGCCGCCAATGTTCATACGAAGCGGATGACTTACGGCACGCAGGGGCAACTGGAGAGCACCGAGATAGCACCGTCTCTCGAAGGAGAGGCGGTAACGCCGGCGACCTCGGAGACGTATCTCAAGACGGTCTTCGCTCGAAACGACAAGGGACTCGTCGTGCACGTTTCACTGCATGGCAGCGGACAAGTGCGCACGGAGTCAGTGAGCTACGACGATCTGGACCAGACGCAACTCGCGACCACCACGGACGCTGAGGGCGCCACCTGGCGCTACCTCTTCCATCCGGGCCTCGGCGTTCTTGCGCAGACGGAAGACCCCAATGGGGTCCACATGCGAATCCAATATGATGGCTTCGGCCGCGAGCGAATCGCGACGCCCCTCTATCAAGGACCGTCGGCCGCACCTGCGGACAAGTCCATCGTGCGAAGCTTCTACGAGTGGCAGGGCTCGACGCCCCAGTTCCGCGTCCAGGCAGACACGAATACCGGCGCGGCAGGAGTGAATGAGACCACGACGTCGTTCGACGTCCTCGGCCGCCCGGTATCGCACCGTGCGCTGCGGTTTGATGGACAGACCGTGCTCTCCACCACCGAATATGACGACCTGGGGCGCGTGGTGAAACAGGAAGCCCCTCGACTGACGACGGAGATGCCGTCATGGGAGGCATTCGAGTACGACCCGCTTGGGCGAGTCACGGCGCGCCGCGTTAGCGACTCGGCCACCGGGCCTCGCGGCATGCTCGTCGAGACACTCCTGTACGCATCGACTGCGCCCTACATCTCGCAGGCTGTCTCAATCGACGCGGCCGGGCAGATGAAGCGGACGCTCGTCGACTTCCGCGGGCTGATGACCCGGGCAACCGAGGCGCCTGGAACGGCTCTGGAAGCAACCATGGCCTACACCTACGGCCCCTTCGGACGATTGGAACATGTTGACGACCCTGCTGGGAACCGGAGCTCCCATTTCTACGATGCGTCTGGACGCGTAGAGCGTTCAGTCGACCCCAGCGCAGGAACACGACTGTTCCTCTACAACGCCTTTGGCGAGCTCAAGAGTCACTCGGACGCTCCCTCTGGGACGACGGGCCGGTTGACGACCACGTATCAGCGCGACCTCCTGGGGCGGGTCCTTTCGGCGACCAACGAGAAGGAGCGTCTGGATTACGTCTATGACAGTGGTCCAGGTGCGATGCGACGCCTGTCGCGTACGACCCGTACGCCTGATGACAACCCCGATGGTGTCGTCATCAAGGACCACGTGTACGACCCCTTCGGGCGCGAGACGGACACTGCACTGAGAGTGGGCGGCGAGACTCTGGTGATGAGTCGCGAATACGACGATTTCGGGCGAGTGAAACGGCTCACCTATCCGGTCGCGCGCAATGGAGTGCCCATGACATTGGGGTACTCCTTCACGAATCAAGGGAGTCTCGCGACCATCTACTCGACCAACATTTCAAGCCCGTTTGCCATCTACTGGCGAGCGTACGCGAGAGACAGCATGGGCCGGCTCAAGACGGCTCATTATGGCAATGGCGTTGCAAGGAGCTTCCAGTATGACAGCCAGGGGCGCCTGCGCTTCCAGGAGGCTCGCCATAACGGAAACAAGATCCAGAGTCTCGCTTACGACTACACCTACAACGACAATGTCGCCGCACGCCATGATCTCATCGTTGGCGTCACGCAGAAGTACACCTACGACGCGCTGGACCGGCTCGAGCGCTGGAAGGTCCAGCAGGACTGCCAGACGCTCGATGCCCATTTCGAGTACGACAAGCTCGGCAACATGCTCAGCCGCTCGCCTGTCTCCGGCTGGGAGCCCTCCGCGAGCTTCCAGTACACCGGCGGCACCTCGGGTGGCCCTCACGCCGTCAAGCGGGCTCAGCTGGGCGCCGAGTCCTTCACCTACGAGTACGACCACCGCGGCAACCAGCTCGCGATGCGTGATGCCCAAGGCGCACTGGTGCGCTCGGTGCAGTACGCGCCCTCCAACCTGCCCGAGAGCATCACCTCGTCGAGCGGCACCGTCCGCTTCGACTACGACGCCTCCGGCACGCGCGTCCGCAAGCGCTCCAGTGATGGCTCGGCAGAGACCCTCTACGTCGGCGGTCTCTACCAGCGGCACAAGCAGGGGCTGACGGTCACCCACGTCGTCAGCATCCCCAGCCCCGAGGGCGTCGTCGCCGAGGTGTCCTGGAACGAGGGCTCGACGTCGGAGTCCACGCGCTACTTCCTCAACGACCCGCAGGGCAGCCCCGACACGGTGACAGATGCCTCAGGCTCGATGCTCGAGCGCATCAAATACGAGCCCTTCGGAGGCAGGCGCCAGGCGACGAACCTTGCCCAGGCCTCTACGACGAGCCATACGGGCGCGCGACGGGGTTACACGGGACACGAGCAGGATGACGAGCAGGGTCTCATCAACATGCGCGGGCGCATCTACGACCCGCGGATGATGAAGTTCCTCAGCGTGGACCCGGTCATCGCCGAGCCGGGCTCCGCTCAGGCCTACAATGCGTACTCGTACGTCCTCAACAACCCCACCCGTTACACCGACCCCAGTGGCTTCACGCCCTACGGGGGGAGCTTAGTCAGCAGTTGGGGCGGAGGCTGGACAGGGGCGCCGCAGTCGCACCAGAGTCTCATCACGAGCGCCCTAGAGCGGCACATGTCCATACAGGGCCCGTCCCTGTTTCTCCCCAACGTCGACCTCAGGGTCCCCACCGTCCAGTCGCTCGACGACGCCAAGACCCAGCCCGATGCTCATCACACGAACGACATCGGACAAAGCTCCGGCTCGTCAAAGTCAGCTCTAACATCGCTGCTGACCGCAACTACAAACGCAGCTGACTCCATCGCAAATCTACTCCCCTGCGGAACGATGCTCTCGTGTCATGCAGGGCGTGCTCTCGCAAAGGGGCAACTCGAGAGCATGCTTTCGTCATCAACTGCGTATGACCGCTACGCGCCTATTAGCAAAGTGGCGGCAGCAAGCCTCGCCCTCAACGAGTTTGTACCGTTCGTATCGGCAGGAGAGAGCGTCGTGGGGGCACGAACCGCTTGCACATCATCCGGAGCTATCGACTGCGGCCTAGGTGTTGGCAAATCCGCTTTCTACATCATGGCTGCCGGCGCAGCGCTGTATCCGGGAGGCAAGGGCGCTAGCGGTGGTGTAGGGATGTTACGGAACATCGCCAATCCGAAGAGTTTCATTACGCTTTTCCACGGAACCACTGGCAATCGTTCTGCGAAAATCATGGGGAGCGTCTTCTACAAGGCACGAGGGTTCACGGCAGGAAAGAAAGGCGCTGTCTTCTTTGCCGAAGAGCGAGCCACTGCTGAGTTTTTCGCCAATCAAGCCCCCGCCCTGCATGACAACAACACACTGGCGAGATCCAGAAGCATCATCGAAGTCAAGATCCCAGACGAACTGGCTAAACGTTTTGGTATTTCCGAAACCGAGCGCTCCCTTATTGGAGATGCAATGGACATGGAACTCCCGGATGTCCAAAGAGGCTCAGGCTTCGAAAGAATTCTGAACCAGGAGTTCCTTGATGAATTCAATGGAGCCATCCAATCGGGCGAAATCATCCTCCGCCGATACAAGTTGCGTTAGACAACCAGCCCTTCCCCTGCACAACGAACACTGAGCAGCACTTAGCCCATCCCATTTCTCTTGCCTTCCCGATAGGGCCCAACCCGCCCTGTTGGCAAGGCAAGAGAACCTGTGACTGGCTACCCTGCCCGTCACCACTGGCCCAGGGCCTTGCCTCGTCGATATAGGGGGCTTGAGCCGCCCCTGGGCCGGCATTAGAGTCAAGTCCGCGGACGCCCTCTCCCCCGACCGCAGTGCGATCCCATCTCTCACCTACAATCCCCGGCGCCCATGCCACTTCTCTTCATTAAGAACCCAAGCGATTTCCATCCCGTTGATTCGCGCACAGGACATATTGGCACCGAAATTTCCAGCCAGTCAGAGTTGATTCGTGCGATAGCAAGCGCCCTTTGTCTACCCCCTCACTTCGAACACAACTGGGATACAATCTTGGCAGCCTTTGAGGACCTCTCATGGCTTCCCCCTGGGAAAATCACACTCATTCACGACGAGATCCCCACCCTCTCAAAAGACGACCTCAGTGCTTACATACATGCACTGGACAAGGCATCGCAAAAATGGCTGATAAGTGGCCCTTTTTCGCTGGACGCGGTGTTCCCGAAAAAACATAGACACCAAGTCCTCTCCCTCCTTGCCGATGTCAGGCCCAAATCCCCTTGGCGACGACTCAAGGCAGAACTGGATAGAGCCAGCAGCCTGCCCTATTCAACTCAAGACGAGTTCATCTCGATGAAGTTCGATGGCTTTTCTTTCGTGATGAACATCGTCGAACAGCGGGACGGCTCTACGCGGCAAATCGTAAACGCACTCGCCATGGCATTTGCGATGCGGAGCTGGGACCGAGTTCGCTTCACAGAAGCACTCCCCAGCTTGTGCATTCACGACATGCACGCACTACGAGAAACAGCAACACGCATCCTAATTACATTGCTCGCGCTCAACAAACAGAGCACCGACGAGAAAATCCCATACAACGACATCCACGAATGCATCAAACTCCTTCAACAGGCACTCGCACTGGGCCTTCAGGAGAACACAGAAATCATGGCACGGAAGGTCATTTCCGCGAACCACTGATATCGTCCGCGCCTCTACCTCAACGTCCGATAGCATCTGAACGTTTAATATATTACAGCTCCAGGTATCTACGCATCGAGGCCCAGATAGAATCGCAGCAGCCTTCCGTGAACCTCCATCAACTCAAGGCTGGTAGAAGGCAGCGAGCCCTGACAAGACCGAAAGAACCCAAGAGCCTACAAGGCCATCATCTGGACCGAGGACCCCACTCGCCCGGACAGAGAGTTACCGTAATGGTTTCCAGTCCTGATGAGGCACTCATCCTTCTCGAAAGCGAAGACGACAAGAGCAACGTCTACAGTTTCATGGCGAAGAGGGCGCGAGGATGTATCGCTAGCAGCAAGAAGGCCCCGCAGCCTCAAGACGACGAGATGGTTCGCGAGACAATTACTACGAGAATGGCGTGTCGTCAGTGCGGAATACTTCAGCAGTGCGTCCACACGGCGACGGCACGGAGCGCGGGACTTAGCTTCGCCAGCTCGTTCCACTGCCTCGAATGCGGAGACGCCTTCGAGAGCGACGACTCCCGCATCCCGGAAGACTTCCGCCATCTCTTCTACGAAAAGCACGAGAGATGGGCGCTGCATCTCGAAGCAACGAGCCCGCAGAAACTCCACGTCCTGCACTCAATCCGCCACGTCATGGGACTGAGCCTCCAAGACACGGGTGAACTCCTGAAGTCGCTGCCGCGTCAATTGGCGGAGGGCACACGCGTCGAGATGGAGCTGCTCCGAGAACGGCTTGCCCACAGCGGAGCGCAACTGCTCCTCAAGAGCGACGCCTCAACCCAAGACTCCACTCAGTAGTCGAGCACTCTCCAACGGATTTCTTCATGGCGCAATTCTTCCCCGGACTCAGTCGATGCATCCTCTGCAAACAGCTCATCGACGACGCCCCGGTGACGTTCCCCGCCTTCATCCCCAAGGGGCACTCGCTCTGGAAATACCAGGACGCGTCCTTTCACACTCCCTGCTTCGACGGCTGGGAGCATCGCGCGCGCGCTTCCTGAATATTTACGACGATGCGCTGCGACTTGAGGCCTCGATGCCCAAAGGACTGAGTCTGGAGGAGAACGAGAAGCTGTTCGCCGAGCACTCACGACGCTGGCGAGAACGAATCCTCCGCGAAGACCTGACACAGCCAACGGAGTGAGCCCAAGCCCACGGTCACGGAGTCGTGGTCGCAGCCCCAGGAACCGGCATCACCGTGCCGCCGTACTGCGTCGCCGCCAGCGTCCCGCACGCCGCCCCAATCTCCTTGCCCCCTGAGTACCGCCGCGCCACCGGCGCCTTCAGAATCTGCAAGTAGTCCCGGAACGCGCTCAGCTCCTCCGCCGACGGCGGCAGGTACTTCCCCGTCGGGTCTGTCACGTCGATGAGGTCCACCTTGATGGGAATCCCCTCGAACGCCACCTTCAGCGCCTCCGCGTCCTCGCGCTCCAGGTTGAAGCCGGAGATGGCCACATAGGCAATCATCGCCCGCTCGCGCCGAACCTGGCTGTACTCGCGGATGGCCTCAATCAGCTCCGGCAACGGGTGCGTCTTCTCAATCGGGAGCACCTTCGCCCGCTTCTCCGACATCGCGCTCGTCACCGAGAACGCCAGCCGGTACGGATGCCCCTCCCGCGTGTAGCGCCGGATTGCCGGCACATGCCCCGCCGTGGAGAACGTAATCGCCGTGCCCGCAATCGAGAACCCCGCCGGGTTCGACAGGATGCCCGCCGCCCGCAGCGTCTCCTTGTAGTTCAGCAGCGGCTCGCCCATCCCCATGAACACCACACCCCGCACCGGCCGGTCCGCCTCCGCCCTCACCTGCAGCACCTGGTCCAATATCTCCCAGGTGAACAGGTTCCGTTTGAAGCCCAACTTCCCCGTCATGCAGAAGTCGCACGCCAGCGCGCAGCCGACCTGGCTGGACACGCAGATGACGTACTTCTCATCGAAGATGGGGATGCGGACCGCTTCAATCCGCCCGCCCAGCGGGGAGTCGAAGAGGTACTTCACGAAGCCGTCGTCCGCCTTGCGGCGCTCCACGATTTGGAGGCTCGGCATCTCGGCGTGGGCTTCCAGGTAGTCCGTCACCCGGCGGGGCACCTGGGGCGAGCGGGCCACCTCCGTCACGGACTTGCGGCCGTGGGCGAAGACGGCCGCGAACACCTTGCGCACGGCGGTGGGCGACGGGGAGAGCGGCGCGAGCGCCGCCTCCAGCTCCGGGAGCGAGAGTTGCTTCAGGTTCACGAGGCGGACTTGATTTTGGTGCGAAGGAAGTCCGTCAGCTTGGTGCTGACCTCCTTCGGCATCCTCGCCGCCAGCGCGCGCTTGCACAGACTGGGCGTGGCCCGGTACGTGCGGAGGAACTCCTCACAGGGGCTGCACCCGGACAGGTGCTCCTGGAGATGGCGCGAATCCTCGGGCGACATCTCGCCCTCGAGGTATTCCAGCAGGAGGTTGATGGAGTCTTTACAGGTGTACATCCGAACCTCGGCTGGCTGCGGCGCGCCCTCGTCCTCGCTTCGGAAGATGCGGAGCCCCCCGTTCGCGTTTCACGGCCCGGGATTGTCGCGGTTGTAGAAGGCGTCGATGGCTTCCCGGAGCGCGAGACGAGCCCGGTGCAGGCGGCTCTTGATGGCGGGGATGGAATCCCCCGTCACCTCCGCAATCTGTTCGTAACTGAGGCCGTCCACGTCTTTCAAGAGGAAGACCTCACGATACCCCTCGGGCAGGCGGTCCGCCGCTTGCCGGATGGCCTGGCCCAGCTCCGCGTCCAGGGCCTTCTCCTCGGCGTCCCGGCTCCAGTCCGTCTGGGGGTAGTCCGCCAGCGTACCCCGGGGGGTGAACTCCGGCCCCTGGAGCTCTGCCTCGGCCGCCTGGGCCACCCGCCGGTGGCGCAGGCGCATGAGCGCGTGGTTGGCCGCGATGCGGTGCACCCAGGACCCGAAGGCCGCATCCCCGCGGAAATCCTTGAGATGTTGGTAGGCCGACAGGAAGGTGTCCTGGGTGATTTCGGCGGCGTCCGCCTCCGAGCGCGTCATCCGCAGCGCCAGACCGTACACCTTGTCCTGGTGGATGCCCACCAGGGCCTCGAAGGCGGACATGTCCCCGTCCTGCGCGCGGGCGAGGAGCTGGCGATCATCTTCCGTGGCGACCTCGTCGGACATGGCGGGGCGCACCCAACCAGCCGGAAGCGCCTTCGTCAAGCGCGGTTGCGACGCCTCGTCCCAGGCCGCTTGCTGACATGTTGACTGTCCCGGACCCACAGCCGGAAGGGCTCGTCGGCCCACGCCCCCGCGTACTCCACGCCGATGCGCGGCCCTCGCTCCACCCGCCCCTCCTCCACCGCCACACCCGGGAGCAGGTGCAGCCCCGGTGAGGCCAGGTCCCCCCGGTTGTGCGCGAGCGTCAGCCCCATCGCCTTGCACAGCTTGCCGGGCCCGTCCGTGCGCGCGCCTGCGTCCAGCCCCTCCACCGGCTCCACCGCGCGCACCAGCACCGCCGCCCCCACCCCGGGCGCGTCCGTCACCACGTTGAAGCAGTGGTGCATTCCGTAGATGAGATAGATGTAGGCCTTCCCCGGTGGGCCGAACATGACCTCGGTGCGCGGGGTGAGCCCCTTGGCGGCGTGGCAGGCCAGGTCGTGCTCGCCGATATAGGCCTCAGTCTCCACGATTCGCCCCACCCGCCGGGCGCCGTCGGACGCCTGCACCACGAGCAACGTACCGAGCAGCTCCCGCGCCACGACGAGGGCCGGGCGCGCGTAGAAGGACGAAGGCAACACGCTCACGTCCAGCAGTGTACCGGCCAGGGCCGTCATGCGCTCTGGAATGGACATCCGTCCACCAGCGGAAAACAGCCCTGCACTTCCTGTCGTCGGACCAGTTCACTCCAGCGCGGGGCTGGTGCAGATTGCGCCGCACCATGTCCACCCCTGGCCGGCTCTCCGGTCTCCTGCTTCCGCTCTTCTCCCTGCGCTCCCCGACGGATTTCGGCATCGGTGACTTCGGCGCGCTCGACGGCTTGTTCTCCTGGATGAAGCTCGGGCGTCAGCGCCTGCTGATGCTGTTGCCACTGTTGCCCACCGCGCCGGGTGACTCCAGCCCCTACGCCACCCGCTCGGCGTTCGGCCTCAACCCGCTCTTCATCGACCTGCACGCGCTGCCGGAGTTCACCGCCTCGGGCGGCGAGGCCGCGCTCTCCGACGAGCAGCGCCGCCAGCTCGCCGAGGCCCGGAGCGCCCCGCGCATCCGGTACGACCTGGTCTTCCCCCTGAAGGACGCCGCCCTGGCGCGCGCGTTCGACACCTTCGAGGCGAAGCACTGGGCCTCCCAGTCCGAGCGAGCCCGCGCCTTCGCCCAATGGCGCGACGCCCAGGCCGGCTGGCTGGAGACCTACGCCCTGTTCACCGCCATCAGCGAGCAGGAGAACCGCCGCGCGTGGTGGGAGTGGCCGGAGGGCCTGCGCACCCGCCAGCCGGAGGCGCTCGCCGCCAAGGGCAAGGAGCTGGAGCGCCGGGTGCGCTACCACGCGTGGCTGCAGTGGGTGGCCGAGGAGCAGTGGAACGCCGCGCGCGCCAAGGCCCGCGCCCAGGACGTGCTCCTGTGCGGCGACGAGCCGTTCATCATCGGCCAGGACAGCGCGGACTGCTGGGCCAACCCCACCATCCTGCGCCGCGACGCGCGGCTGGGCGTGCCGCCGGATGACTTCTCCGCCACGGGCCAGGACTGGGGCCTGCCCTACTTCGACTTCGCCGCCATGCAGAAGGACGACTACGCCTGGCTCAAGGCGCGCGCGAAGAAGGCGGCCAGCTACTACGACTTGCGCCGCGTGGACCACGCGGTGGGCTACTTCCGTCAGTGGATTCGCGACGAAGAGACGCCCACCGGCCGCTTCATCCCGCCGGACGAGGAGAGCCACAAGCGGCTGGGCCGCAAGCACTTCGAGCTGCTCTCGGAGGGCGCGGGCATCGTCGCCGAGGACCTGGGCGTGATTCCGCCGTTCGTGCGCCACATCCTCGCGGAGCTCAAGCTGCCCGGCTACCGCGTGATGCGCTGGGAGCGCGACGACAACACGTACCGCAACCCCCACCAGTTCCCCGCAATCTCGCTGGTGACGACGGGCACCCACGACACCGACACCATGGTGGAGTGGTGGGAGGGCGCCCGCGACGACGAGCGTCAGGCCGCCGCCCGCGCCTGGCCGGAGCTCCACGGCGTGCCGGTGTCGCGCGAGTTCACCCCGGAGGTGCACCGGGCCCTGCTGGCCGCGGCGCTCAACTCGGGCAGCGATTTGTGCGTGCTGCCCTGGCAGGACGTGCTCGGCACCCGGGACCGCATCAACCTGCCGGGCTCCATGAGCGACTCGAACTGGGCCTACCGCATCGCCCAGGACGTGGGCTCGCTGCTCAACGACGCCACCACGCGCGAGGCCGCCGAGAAGCTGGCCTGGCTCACCGCCTCCGCTCGCCGCTGAAGGACGCCTTCCTAACTGCCGTGCCCGGGGTGATTCGCACCCGGGCGCGGTGGCGCGGCCACTACGTCAGTCGATGCACTTCACCTGCCCGGGGAAGCCATCGAAGATGGCGCAGCGGCGGTTGGTGTTCGCGCACTCGAGCCTGTCGCAGACGTCCTCGGTGACGCAGATGGGCGGGGAGCGGCCGAATTCCAGGAATACCTCGGCGCAGAACTCGTAGATCTGCTCGCAGCCGAAGGAGCCGCAGTACTCCGCGTCCGCGAGGCTCTCACCTTCTCGAACTCGGACGATCTCGTCCTCATCCACGCCGCAGGCGGAGGTGAGCGCCGACACCACGCAGAACACCAGGACTCTGATTCGCCGGGACAGGAGCATGGGCCCCAATCTGGCGCACCTTGGCGCGGCTTGCACGTCTCCAGGTGTTTCGAGCAAGGACTTGCCGACAGAGCCCGGGATGAAGAGACGTTGGAATGCGACAAAGGGAGGAGGTCGTCCTCCACAAGACGCGCTGACCCTCTTGCCTTCCGGGTATGAACAGTCCGTGGCCGTTGACCTGCTCCGACTCCTCCGCCTCGCCACCGTCGCCCTGCTCCTGAGCATGGCGGGTTGTGCCACCACGTCCACCCCGCCCCCGGGTCCCAAGGTCGCGAAGCTCGACATCGAGGGCACGAAGCAGGTGAGCGCGGGCGACATCAAGGACCGCATCCTCACGTCGCAGACGCCGTGGTGGGCGTTCTGGCCCTTCGGCGGGCCCAACTACTTCGACCCCAACGCGTGGCAGGCGGACCTGCGCCGCATCGAGCGCTACTACCAAGCCCAGGGCTTCTACCAGGCGGAGGTGGTGGACAGCGAGGTGAAGCCCAAGGGCGACGCGGTGGAGCTCTTCGTCGAGGTGAACGAGGGTGAGCCCACGCGCATCGGCGACATCACCATCGAGGGGCTGCAGGCGCTGCCGGAGGAGGAGCGCGGCAAGCACCGCGAGCGGCTCGAGTCGAAGCTGCCCTTCAAGAAGGGCGACATCTTCCGCGAGGGGCCGTGGGAGGAGTCCAAGGGCGCGATGCAGGAGCAATTGCGCGAGCAGGGCTACGCGGAAGCCGAGGTGTCGGGCGAGGTGCAGGTGGACGTGGACACGCGGCTGGCCCAGGTGCGGCTCGAGGTGAAGCCGGGGCTTCGCTACCGCTTCGGCAACACCTTCGTGGCCACGGACGCCAACCCCGAGGTGCCTCCGCGCCGCATCATCGAGCAGGTGCAGGGCGCGCTGCGGAAGGGGGACTGGTACAGCGAGACGGCGCTCGCGGAGGCGCAGGCGCGCGTGTTCCGCATGGGCGTGTTCGGCGCGGTGAAGGTGAACCGGGGCGCGCCGGACCGCGAGTCCGCCACGGTGCCCGTCGTGGTGGACGTGCGCGAGGCGCCGTTCCGCTCGGTGCGGCTGGGTGGTGGTATCGGCGTGGACGCGGCGCGCCAGGAGGTCCGCGCGCTGGGCGAGTGGACGCACCGCAACTTCCTGGGCGGCCTGCGCCGGGTGACGCTGCGGGGGCGCGTGGGCTACGCGTTCATCCCCAACATCCTGAGCACGTCGAAGCAGGGCCCCGTGTTCGAGGTGACGGGCGAGTACGAGCAGCCGCGCTTCCTCTTCCGGGACTTGCGCCAGCAGACCTCGCTCACGCTGGAGAAGGGCCTGGAGCAGGCCTACGACTTCTACGGCGGCCGGCTGCAGACGGGCGTCA
The Myxococcus fulvus DNA segment above includes these coding regions:
- a CDS encoding 4-alpha-glucanotransferase, which encodes MSTPGRLSGLLLPLFSLRSPTDFGIGDFGALDGLFSWMKLGRQRLLMLLPLLPTAPGDSSPYATRSAFGLNPLFIDLHALPEFTASGGEAALSDEQRRQLAEARSAPRIRYDLVFPLKDAALARAFDTFEAKHWASQSERARAFAQWRDAQAGWLETYALFTAISEQENRRAWWEWPEGLRTRQPEALAAKGKELERRVRYHAWLQWVAEEQWNAARAKARAQDVLLCGDEPFIIGQDSADCWANPTILRRDARLGVPPDDFSATGQDWGLPYFDFAAMQKDDYAWLKARAKKAASYYDLRRVDHAVGYFRQWIRDEETPTGRFIPPDEESHKRLGRKHFELLSEGAGIVAEDLGVIPPFVRHILAELKLPGYRVMRWERDDNTYRNPHQFPAISLVTTGTHDTDTMVEWWEGARDDERQAAARAWPELHGVPVSREFTPEVHRALLAAALNSGSDLCVLPWQDVLGTRDRINLPGSMSDSNWAYRIAQDVGSLLNDATTREAAEKLAWLTASARR
- a CDS encoding BamA/OMP85 family outer membrane protein, producing the protein MAVDLLRLLRLATVALLLSMAGCATTSTPPPGPKVAKLDIEGTKQVSAGDIKDRILTSQTPWWAFWPFGGPNYFDPNAWQADLRRIERYYQAQGFYQAEVVDSEVKPKGDAVELFVEVNEGEPTRIGDITIEGLQALPEEERGKHRERLESKLPFKKGDIFREGPWEESKGAMQEQLREQGYAEAEVSGEVQVDVDTRLAQVRLEVKPGLRYRFGNTFVATDANPEVPPRRIIEQVQGALRKGDWYSETALAEAQARVFRMGVFGAVKVNRGAPDRESATVPVVVDVREAPFRSVRLGGGIGVDAARQEVRALGEWTHRNFLGGLRRVTLRGRVGYAFIPNILSTSKQGPVFEVTGEYEQPRFLFRDLRQQTSLTLEKGLEQAYDFYGGRLQTGVIWQPHRNFSVFPSYNLQVYRLSGRVSADSRVPPVILGCGEGQTRCDVALSFLEIAFAWDRRDDPVEPRDGYYASLSVQKGGGLLQGDFNYVRLLPDLRFYRSFGEEKRVVLAGKLRMGTLNPAGDSQSSIVTRFFSGGATSMRGFNGQRLSPLAALEKQEDTDGDGEPDTAVQTEEWETVPVGGNSLIETSLELRYQITESIMLAAFWDSGLVGVEGFDSPRAPRLFGPEHYHAVGLGLRYLTVVGPIRLDIARRLNLGQGLPVATPGYIYPTSGGCFGIGSKWKPDGPTSRQATFAGAPDGQCALHLSIGEAF